A single window of Micromonas commoda chromosome 6, complete sequence DNA harbors:
- a CDS encoding predicted protein — protein sequence MGEGDERSALLPETTGESARASAHQGGVGVGNGFNRWASGKRVAMIAVGAVLGVCGLVGGYMHSMMPGVAPKEGDPDFRRLPPVDFDDKTLLIVVGLPFSGTSALEGLLGTSGVIADLCKADTWQCENTELLQNLGFKSKDADCDCCEDEYTSMSDVTAAEYAYAYRDFANKWWDMSKPVLMDKTPNMLCRHRFVRDAAAALGIPVKFVVLTHHPFSWNSESHPFNEEYYAENLAYTVDILADPSVDSLQVRYEDMAWNMDSVIESVKAFVPAVKNLDPWHSSLSDDSKGDRGMGVSEYFQQEPLEWIVKDLEPSTYAMLCQLGYNEDGECAASAGANESPSGYVETDEYDR from the coding sequence ATGGGTGAGGGCGACGAGAGGTCCGCTCTGCTTCCCGAGACGACCGGCGAgtcggctcgcgcgtcggctcATCAAGGGGGTGTGGGTGTTGGGAATGGGTTCAACCGCTGGGCGAGCGGcaagcgcgtcgcgatgatCGCGGTCGGGGCGGTCCTCGGCGTCTGCGGCCTCGTCGGTGGATACATGCACTCCATGatgcccggcgtcgcgcccaaGGAGGGTGACCCGGATTTCCGCAGGCTTCCGCCGGTCGACTTCGACGACAAGACGCTGCTCATCGTGGTCGGGCTCCCATTCTCGGGGACGTCCGCGCTGGAGGGCCTGTTGGGCACGTCCGGGGTCATCGCGGACCTGTGCAAGGCGGACACGTGGCAGTGCGAGAACACGGAGCTGCTCCAAAATCTGGGATTCAAGAGCAAAGACGCCGACTGCGACTGCTGTGAGGACGAGTACACCAGCATGagcgacgtcaccgccgccgagtacGCCTACGCGTACAGAGATTTCGCCAACAAGTGGTGGGACATGTCCAAGCCCGTGCTCATGGACAAGACCCCGAACATGCTCTGCAGGCACCGgttcgtgcgcgacgccgccgccgcgctcggtaTCCCCGTCAAGTTCGTCGTCCTGACCCACCATCCGTTCAGCTGGAACAGCGAGTCGCACCCTTTCAACGAGGAGTACTACGCCGAGAATCTGGCATACACGGTGGACATCCTCGCGGACCCGTCGGTGGATTCTCTCCAGGTGCGTTACGAGGACATGGCGTGGAACATGGACTCCGTCATCGAATCCGTCAAGGCGTTCGTGCCCGCGGTGAAAAACTTGGACCCGTGGCATTCCAGCCTGAGCGACGACAGCAAGGGCGACCGCGGCATGGGCGTGTCCGAGTACTTCCAGCAGGAGCCGCTGGAGTGGATCGTGAAGGACTTGGAGCCGAGCACGTACGCCATGCTGTGCCAGCTCGGGTAcaacgaggacggggagtgcgcggcgtcggcgggcgcgaacgagaGCCCCAGCGGGTACGTGGAGACGGACGAGTACGATCGTTAG
- a CDS encoding predicted protein has translation MRTRSARRERGGDVAPGFPRCDDRQNGPASSARSRGISAPSRLLRLALLVGILVAGAAAPHDPSVDAAAHVGGDVYALDLLPSRGPALGGTRVTFHGRGFTTDMACQFGPHTILPTSVSPEGDALVCVTPPFGRPAGGFIAVGITITTAKAWPAERGGAEGGAEGKGRPAATPRGARSFEYAVAWVLRSVAPSRVDSAGGGVVWATGSHLHAAGSCRFESPASFGGGSPSSSFAAARVVSSALIACEAPAMGIGVGALAVVSENPSAAQEVLRHGHDPGDAGVPGLALVTRRPPKVHRVVARGFSSGFSNYLAGTSLTMYGSGFDANGGSNREDASPGNDAGGDGSSGGGDDWPGNGAGGAVGTVWVAATYSSPGRVDCVAPDLAPGATKSLRVAYRDARDPAGVGVEWLAIERPGGGEFGAAREFGAYGSAASGAFFVAVPSTAATRGGGAAVDFFGAPPDDAFGVCGDDDVHAGSYGGSGSGSGSGLGKGSGAGFRFGCVAGARPGGGFVAVSARGSSAFPSGSSAGAPFVALAFAYVRAPSLRAVAPREGPSAGGYVAWIVGDNLKTFGDETGSAVRCLFAWAGADAVARHSPPASAVSSTLAACEAPPAPTASGRDVRAFAVDVGSHALGWSEIGSALIAWPVSLRVGSVTPSVVLSAGGVFVRLSGRSFPASAEAAWCRVGSVGPVAARVESSDAIGCVTPATRPTAAVPVTGPSAAVGVVSVDVVVGGWGERGVGLPSAFPARTGSGSGSGSGSGSGSGSAVASADTTAGSMDAATDVRTPIARMYPLGAAPDPGSLAAWLADGAARCVFSNVVGGGFAAASAAGLHAVDCPVPLAPPGFVSARVVVGSHGSSVEAVGSVEIEFRPSPVVSGLRGGVGDFGGGGSTASAGENAVFDVDGAGFFPGLTCVWCGVAGAEANVLSSVAARCEQPGLETLTLTAAGATEGVACALGLVSGGADDGLLGAAAVADGPTALVMPFPAEMTAVTPSAGPASGGSVAIARLAGFSFTRRRAETHGNGGFSCRFGTIGPVAGAPAGGGAGGVRCETPAHVPGAVAVSVAGARGGSSFAYVDDGGISISFRRDSGSVAPSAIPSSGDAAGHDAVDVHARGFGGGLVAAGIAYLCVLGDGGGVASATTRGVGWTRCGVLPSTAPSGFTTVSVAAREGAEGAEGAEGAEGAYLAGFVAASGSVEVYVQASVQALIPRDVVSGWDSTLTLLGEHQRRGDGGAGWTGDAHFFWCFFGDGVAVPARSVSSALAVCEILPAAADDDERRSSSSRLASSSSRLASDDTNDASDESDEYPTSVRRAHPRTRRVDLAAPAAFNRGRGAPCGGPDSGCRSFTHHPAPLALHRVRPTSVAVTGGSIVAMHGLRFADVPNLGCRFGTIGPTSAAWASAATVRCVAPGRAPGPAPASVLGTSFDSQVAVTFRDPVVDATKGGVVRVASRSGGSSTLVVVRGIYAGTSTAEPLVATVLGVGGGGHARATCTTGAEGAEGAEGAEGAYLAGLNSGCGGRLGAGAGAVVARFNVPAPGDRFESFGGVAFRVVALGFDAETFAHGGEHPNPGSGDVPTVPSHSASPGWEGSIEVQYLDDPVVVAAVPAAASAAGGALVTVLGAPGPSSFRVDDSRVFRCVFGRLAVAMNAVSSVVAVCETPPATGEREGAGSSAASALGASVDGVWFESRTSAASSGGTVSFSHRAPVVTLDVAPARTVTNRHEPLQTSPIVLTVTGRGFGATSTDGFGASDPWAPACRVGTIGPLATTQTSATSVRCVAPAGNGRNGRATPVAVLRDGVRGGPHAPTLAFVEFVVDASLASDGSSDGADNPSHDSPANTARRASEALIRGTDPASTTGGVPVEIRGSDVPHRQCWCLFGRAYVSKVLRVSSAVSRCAEAPMSGGLGVGGGGRTRVVVRVACAWGAAGPPAALEPSDAATLSTAAASAFAIGESGVALSLVSRPVISSASPLHLSGSGGVAMTLTASSLQHAGGDDANADGDGSRYGCHFGSVGPIAARSIGEDRVGCVAPALGVGKVTVGLSLDANARETEWSHLVVVRVDSYYLEGFLARGAEGAGMPSGGAASGGATYESVADVAGIRSSANADRTSVSSVVRCAFGDARVAGTWIHRGGNGAGVGGGGVASVLCVTPPRLTSAGFVPVRIFVDGSDANALGDSAIFQYAVAPDARVRTIFPRTSWGAEVVSVAGAHLAGPGDAIGGAPRRSSGSENAGETRCVFAGFVFPARVVSSAVMTCETLAEVWSPGRANRRGRAWWGPDAYDDDGDQSPPDQSPVGASLAKGAEGLRVHEGGDARRGVRAVSACAIGSDCGSTGDGFGAGSNGGSNVGGANTLWFQSVRASSVKEADIDEGWDDGGTLVRLALSTRTPADWLDCVFGTTRVPARPAAASSDPPLVDAESARELADAMARLGGGKSGANMDLECISPAHAPGVVDVEIALTRSRMPSSGGAVKFAYV, from the coding sequence ATGCgaacgaggagcgcgcgacgcgagcgcgggggcgacgtcgcgccgggtTTCCCGCGCTGCGACGACCGTCAGAATGGtcccgcgtcctcggcgcgatccCGCGGGATATCGGCGCCGTCTCGCCTCCTGCGGCTCGCGTTGCTCGTGGGAAttctcgtcgcgggcgcggcggccccTCACGACCcctccgtcgacgccgccgcgcacgtcggcggcgacgtgtacgCGCTGGACCTCCTCCCGAGCCGAGGgccggcgctcggcggcacGCGCGTCACCTTCCACGGCCGCGGTTTCACCACCGACATGGCGTGCCAGTTCGGCCCGCACACGATCCTCCCGACGAGCGTCTcccccgagggcgacgcgctcgtatgcgtgacgccgccgtttgggcgccccgccggcggATTCATCGCCGTCGGGATCACCATCACGACCGCCAAGGCGTGGCCGGCCGAGagggggggtgccgaggggggtgccgaggggaAAGGGCGGCCGGCGGCAACCCCGAGGGGCGCCAGGTCGTTCGAGTACGCCGTGGCGTGGGTCCTTCgatccgtcgcgccgtcgcgagtggattccgcgggcggcggcgtggtgtGGGCCACCGGGTCGCACCTCCACGCGGCGGGCTCGTGCCGATTCGAATCACCCGCGTCTTTTGGCGGCGGTTCGCCTtcctcgtcgttcgcggcggctcgagtcGTGTCCTCCGCGTTGATTGCGTgcgaggcgccggcgatggggatcggcgtcggcgccctcgcggtcgtGTCGGAgaacccgtcggcggcgcaggaggTGCTTCGACACGGGCACGAtccgggcgacgccggcgtgccCGGGCTCGCGCTGGTcacccgtcgcccgcccAAAGTCCACcgagtcgtcgcgcgcggattTTCATCCGGGTTTTCAAACTACTTGGCGGGTACATCGCTGACGATGTACGGCTCCGggttcgacgcgaacgggggTTCCAATAGGGaagacgcgtcgcccgggaacgacgcgggcggggacggttcctccgggggtggcgacgacTGGCCCGGGAacggggcggggggcgcggtgggAACGGTGtgggtggcggcgacgtatTCGTcccccggccgcgtcgatTGCGTGGCTCCGGACCTCGCTCCGGGCGCGACAAAATCTCTCCGGGTGGCgtaccgcgacgcgcgcgacccggcgggcgtcggcgtcgagtgGCTGGCGATCGAgcgcccgggcggcggcgagtttgGCGCGGCCCGGGAGTTTGGGGCTTatgggtcggcggcgagtgggGCGTTTTTCGTCGCCgttccgtcgacggcggcgacgcgggggggcggcgcggcggtggactttttcggcgcgccgccggacgacgccttcggggtttgcggcgacgacgacgttcacGCGGGATCATACGGCGGCTCGGGTTCGGGTTCGGGTTCGGGTCTAGGTAAGGGTTCGGGTGCGGGGTTTAGGTTCGggtgcgtcgccggcgcgaggcccggcggcgggtttgtcgccgtctccgcgcgcgggtcctccGCGTTCCCTTCCGGCTCATCCGCCGGCGCTCCCTTCGTCGCACTCGCGTTCGCGTacgtccgcgcgccgtcgctccgcgccgtcgcgccgcgcgagggtccATCCGCCGGCGGCTACGTCGCGTGGATCGTCGGCGACAATCTCAAAACCTTTGGCGATGAGACGGGTTCGGCGGTGAGATGCCTCTTCGCGTGGGCGGGAGCGGAtgccgtcgcgcgccattcgccgcccgcgagcgccgtaTCCTCGACGCTGGCGGCGTGCGAGGCACCGCCCGCTCCGACGGCGTCTGGACGAGACgttcgcgcgttcgccgtggacgtcggcTCGCACGCGCTGGGGTGGTCCGAGATCGGgtcggcgctcatcgcgtgGCCCGTCTCGCTCCGAGTCGGCAGCGTGACCCCATCCGTCGTCTTATCCGCCGGGGGCGTGTTCGTGAGGCTCTCCGGCCGATCGTTCccagcctccgcggaggcggcgtggTGCCGCGTGGGCTCCGtcggacccgtcgccgctcgagtCGAATCGTCGGACGCGATCGGGTGCGtgacccccgcgacgcgaccgacggCGGCCGTGCCGGTGACCGgtccgagcgccgcggtgggggtggtatccgtcgacgtcgtcgtcggcgggtggggcgagcgcggggtgggcttgccgagcgcgttcccggcgaggacgggatCGGGATCGGGGTCGGGatcggggtcggggtcggggtcgggatcggcggtggcgtcggcggacaCGACCGCGGggtcgatggacgccgcgaccgacgtTCGGACACCCATCGCGCGGATGTACCCgctgggcgcggcgcccgatcCCGGTTCGTTAGCCGCGtggctcgccgacggcgccgctcgaTGCGTCTTTtcgaacgtcgtcggcggcggcttcgcggcggcgtccgcggccggTCTTCACGCGGTCGACTGCCccgtcccgctcgcgcctccggggttcgtctccgcgcgcgtcgtcgtcgggtcgcACGGGTCGTCCGTGGAGGccgtcgggtccgtcgaGATTGAGTTCAGGCCGTCGCCCGTCGTCTCGGGGCTGCGAGGCGGGGTTGGAGatttcggcggcggcggctcgacggCTTCCGCGGGGGAAAACGCcgtcttcgacgtcgacggcgcggggttcTTCCCGGGTTTGACGTGCGTCTggtgcggcgtcgccggcgcggaggcgaacgtgctctcgtccgtcgcggcgcggtgcgagcAGCCGGGGTTGGAGACGTTgacgttgacggcggcgggggcgacggagggagtcgcgtgcgcgctcggGCTGGtgtcgggcggcgccgacgacggtctgttgggcgccgccgccgtcgccgacggaccGACTGCGCTGGTCATGCCGTTTCCCGCGGAGatgacggcggtgacgccgagcgccggaccggcgtcgggcggatccgtcgcgatcgcgcggctggcgggTTTTTCGTTtacgcggagacgcgcggaaACGCACGGAAACGGGGGATTTTCCTGCCGATTCGGGACGATCGGCCCCGTCGCGGGAGCTCCCGCGGgtggaggcgccggcggcgtgcgtTGCGAGACCCCCGCGCATGTGCCGGGCGCCGTtgccgtctccgtcgccggcgcgcggggcggttCGTCGTTTGcgtacgtcgacgacggggggaTTTCTATTTCCTTCCGGAGGGATTCCGGAAGCGTGGCGCCGTCAGCGATTCCCTCctccggggacgccgcgggtcacgacgcggtggacgtgcacgcgcgggggttcggcggcgggctcgtcgcggcggggatcgCGTACCTGTGCGTgctcggggacggcggcggcgtcgcgagcgcgacgacgagaggcGTTGGTTGGACCCGGTGCGGCGTcttgccgtcgacggcgccgagcgggtTCACGACCGTCTCGgtggccgcgcgcgagggtgctgagggtgccgagggtgccgaaggtgccgagggcgcgtacctcgcggggttcgtcgcggcgtcgggaagCGTCGAGGTGTACGTGCAGGCGTCGGTACAGGCGTTgatcccgcgcgacgtcgtctccggcTGGGATTCGACCCTGACGCTGCTCGGCGAGCACCAGCggaggggcgacggcggtgcgggGTGGACGGGGGATGCCCACTTCTTTTGGTGCttcttcggcgacggcgtcgccgttcccgcgcggtccgtgtcctccgcgctcgccgtctgCGAGATtttgcccgccgccgccgacgacgatgaacgacgatcgtcgtcgtcgcgtttgGCGTCTTCATCGTCGCGTTTGGCGTCGGACGACACGAACGACGCATCCGACGAGTCCGACGAGTACCCGACGAGCGTCCGACGGGCGcacccgcgcacgcgtcgcgtcgacctcgcggcgcccgccgcttTCAatcgcggccgaggcgcgccgtGCGGCGGACCGGATTCCGGCTGCCGATCCTTCACGCAccaccccgcgcccctcgcccttcACCGCGTCCGACCGACGTCCGTGGCGGTCACGGGCggctcgatcgtcgcgatgcACGGCTTACGCTTCGCGGACGTTCCCAACCTCGGCTGCCGCTTCGGGACGATTgggccgacgtcggcggcgtgggcttcggcggcgactgttcggtgcgtcgcgcccggacGAGCCccgggacccgcgccggcgtcggtaCTGGGAACATCGTTCGACTCCCAAGTCGCCGTGACGTTCCGGGAcccggtggtggacgcgacgaaggGCGGGGTTGTCCGCGTGGCGTCGCGAAGCGGCGGATCGTCGACGCTCGTCGTGGTCCGCGGGATATACGCGGGTACGTCGACGGCGGAAcccctcgtcgcgacggtcctcggcgtcggcggcggcggacacgcacgggcgacgtgtacgacgggtgccgagggtgccgagggtgccgagggtgccgagggtgcgtACTTGGCGGGGTTAAACAGCGGGTGCGGCGGGCGGCTGGGCGCCGGGGCTGGGGCTGTCGTCGCGCGGTTCAACGTtcccgcgccgggggaccGGTTCGAgtcgttcggcggcgtcgcgtttcgggtcgtcgccctcggtttcgacgccgagactttcgcgcacggcggcgaacacCCAAACCCCGGCTCCGGGGACGTTCCCACCGTCCCGTCGCActcggcgtccccggggtGGGAGGGTTCGATCGAGGTTCAGTACCTGGAcgaccccgtcgtcgtcgccgccgttcccgcggcggcgagcgcggcgggcggcgcgctggtcACCGTActcggcgcgcccggtccgtcgtcgtttcgcgtcgacgattcTCGAGTCTTCCGGTGCGTCTTTGGGCGATTGGCGGTTGCGATGAACGCGGtgtcgtccgtcgtcgccgtctgcgaaaccccgcccgcgacgggggagcgGGAAGGGGCGgggagctccgcggcgagcgcgctcggcgcctccgtcgacggcgtttGGTTCgagtcgcggacgtcggcggcgtcgtcgggcgggaCGGTTTCGTTttcgcaccgcgcgcccgtggtgacgctcgacgtcgcgcccgcgcgaacggTTACGAACCGACACGAACCGTTACAAACGTCGCCGATTGTGTTGACGGTGACGGgccgcgggttcggcgcgacgtcgacggatgGCTTCGGGGCGTCCGATCCGTGGGCGCCCGCCTGCCGCGTGGGCACGATAGGTCCCCTCGCGACGACCCaaacgtccgcgacgtcggttcgatgcgtcgcccccgcgggtaACGGCCGTAacggccgcgcgacgcccgtggcggtcctgcgcgacggcgtcaggGGCGGTCCGCACGCGCCGACTTTGGCGTTTGTCGAGTttgtcgtcgacgcgtcttTGGCGTCCGATGGATCATCCGATGGAGCCGATAATCCATCCCACGACTCTCCGGCGAATACCGCCAGGCGCGCCTCCGAAGCGCTCATCCGAGGAACGGatcccgcgtccacgacgggcGGCGTCCCTGTGGAGATTCGCGGCTCGGACGTACCCCATCGCCAGTGCTGGTGCCTCTTCGGCCGCGCGTACGTATCGAAGGTGCTCCGCGTGTCCTCCGCGGTGTCCAGGTGCGCGGAGGCTCCGATGAGTGGCGGTTTAGGGGTTGGTGGGGGCGGGaggacgcgcgtcgtcgtcagggTGGCGTGCGCctggggcgcggcgggtccgccagccgcgctcgaaccgtcggacgccgcgactctttcgacggcggcggcgtcggcgttcgCGATTGGCGAATCCGGGGTGGCTCTCTCCCTCGTCTCGCGCCCTGTGAtatcgtcggcgtcgccgcttcACCTgtccggctccggcggcgtcgcgatgaccctcaccgcgtcgtcgctccagcacgccggcggcgacgacgccaacgccgacggggacgggtcTCGGTACGGGTGCCACTTCGGGTCGGTCGGGCCGATCGCTGCGAGGTCCATCGGAGAGGATCGGgtcgggtgcgtcgcgccggcgctcggcgtcggaaaGGTGACGGTCGGTTTATCGCtggacgccaacgcgcggGAGACGGAGTGGtcccacctcgtcgtcgttcgcgtcgattCGTATTACCTGGAGGGGTTTCTCGCTCgtggcgcggagggcgcggggatgccgagcggcggcgccgcttcgggcggcgcgacgtacgaatccgtcgcggacgtcgcgggtaTTCGTTCATCCGCTAATGCCGACCGGACATCTGTATCCTCCGTCGTTCGATGCGCGTttggcgacgctcgcgtcgcggggacgtggatccaccgcggcggaaacggggcgggcgtcggcggcggcggggtcgcgtcCGTGCTGTGCGtcacgcccccgcggctgaCGTCCGCGGGTTTCGTCCCTGTTCGAATCTTCGTCGACGGCTcggacgccaacgcgctcggcgattCGGCGATTTTTCagtacgccgtcgcgccggacgcgagggtgcgGACGATCTTCCCGCGTACCTCGTGGGGCGCCGAGGTGGTGTCCGTGGCGGGtgcgcacctcgcgggcCCCGGGgacgccatcggcggcgccccgaggcgatcgagcggATCCGAAAACGCGGGCGAGACGCGTTGCGTCTTCGCCGGCTTCGTCtttcccgcgcgcgtggtttcgtcggcggtgatgacgtgcgagacgctcgcggaggttTGGTCGCCCGGGCGGGCGAAtagacgcgggcgcgcgtgGTGGGGACCCGacgcgtacgacgacgatggcgaccagtcaccgcccgaccagtcaccggtcggggcgtcgctcgcgaagggcgccgaggggctTCGGGTTCAcgagggtggcgacgcgaggcgcggggttcgcgccgTGTCGGCGTGCGCGATCGGGTCGGATTGCGGTTCAACcggcgacgggttcgggGCGGGTTCAAACGGCGGTTCGAACGTGGGCGGCGCAAACACGCTCTGGTTCCAGAGCGTCCGGGCCAGTTCGGTGAAAGAGgcggacatcgacgagggttgggacgacggcgggacgCTCGTGCGTCTGGCGCTGtccacgcggacgccggcggatTGGCTGGATTGCGTTTTTGGCACCACGCGGGTGCCCgcgaggccggcggcggcgtcgagcgacccgccgctcgtcgacgccgagagcgcgagggagctggcggacgcgatggcgcgtTTGGGAGGCGGGAAAAGCGGGGCGAACATGGACCTGGAGTGCATAtcgcccgcgcacgcgccgggagtcgtcgacgtcgagatcgcgctgacgcgctcgaggatgcCGTCATCGGGAGGCGCGGTGAAATTTGCGTACGTCTGA
- a CDS encoding predicted protein — protein MNTIWHPPFLNGVPIVVKEEPDDDHHTPPAVNVEPPADDHGEDEKSEDLAGKMSTIWRPNLDRLYASVAEMEGSESEEEQKDATKKGVKRKRGPPTKGSCEHGVKYRSNCTVCRACPHGRRRSQCKECGGASICEHGRIRSTCKECGGSQICKHGRRRSTCKECGGSSICEHGRQRPQCKECGGSQICEHGRQRPQCKECGGSQICEHGHRRHRCKECKK, from the coding sequence atgaACACCATCTGGCACCCACCCTTCTTGAACGGGGTCCCCATCGTCGTCAAAGaagagcccgacgacgaccaccacACACCCCCCGCCGTCAACGTCGAACCTCCTGCGGACGACCATGGAGAAGACGAAAAGTcggaggatctcgcgggGAAGATGTCGACGATTTGGCGACCCAACCTCGACCGGCTGTacgccagcgtcgccgagatggagggaTCGGAAAGCGAAGAGGAGCAGAAGGATgcgacgaagaagggcgTGAAGAGGAAGAGAGGCCCTCCCACGAAGGGGtcatgcgagcacggggtgaagtacCGGTCGAACTGCACGGTGTGCAGGgcttgtccgcacggtcgtcggcgctctcagtgcaaggagtgcggtggtgcatcaatctgcgagcacggtcgtattcgctctacgtgcaaggagtgcggtgggtctcaaatctgcaagcacggtcgtcggcgctctacgtgcaaggagtgcggcgggtcatcaatatgcgagcacggccggCAGCGCCCTcaatgcaaggagtgcggcgggtctcaaatctgcgagcacggccggCAGCGCCCTcaatgcaaggagtgcggcgggtctcaaatctgcgagcacggccatcggcgccacaggtgcaaggagtgcaaGAAATAG
- the ISCU gene encoding iron-sulfur cofactor synthesis protein (NIFU/ISCU like (high similarity); IscU is a homologue of the N-terminal region of NifU, an Fe-S cluster assembly protein found mostly in nitrogen-fixing bacteria) gives MAMLRTSTHRLKGLRDAQILQTCARGYHKNVVDHFENPRNMGSFDKDSANVGTGLVGAPACGDVMKLQIRVDDDGNIVDSCFKTFGCGSAIASSSVVTEWVKGQHVDQAVNIKNDEIAKHLNLPPVKLHCSMLAEDAIRAAVKDLKQKQQKQ, from the coding sequence ATGGCCATGCTGCGCACATCCACGCATCGCCTCAAAGGACTGCGCGATGCCCAGATCTTACAAACCTGCGCGCGCGGATACCACAAGAACGTCGTGGACCACTTCGAGAACCCTCGCAACATGGGCTCCTTCGACAAAGATTCGGCGAACGTGGGAACCGGCTTGGTGGGCGCCCccgcgtgcggcgacgtgaTGAAACTGCAGATcagggtcgacgacgacggtaaCATCGTGGACTCGTGCTTCAAAACGTTCGGATGCGGCTCCGCGATCGCGAGTTCAAGCGTCGTGACCGAGTGGGTCAAGGGGCAACACGTGGACCAAGCGGTGAACATCAAAAACGATGAAATCGCAAAACACCTGAATCTGCCCCCAGTCAAGCTGCACTGCTcgatgctcgcggaggatgccatacgcgccgcggtgaaaGATTTGAAGCAGAAACAGCAGAAACAAtaa
- a CDS encoding hypothetical protein (conserved uncharacterized protein cupA36), with product MASDPTPPVDGAEPFHVPEGATSVEVGKEFVALKVVPKEDEKGDKNFPPHLHAAVELFCFVKRPECAKRLVDRVSGYLRVLREGPDGKGTNGMGQAAVCWSCGHVGLPKNTDGISKGQLAKCGGCGSDDQTNMVKVTQPDGTVIPWIELKTKDEVKR from the coding sequence ATGGCGAGCGACcccacgccgccggtcgacggcgcggagcccTTTCACGTGCCGGAAGGCGCCACCTCGGTCGAGGTCGGCAAGGAGTTCGTGGCGCTCAAGGTGGTCCccaaggaggacgagaaggGCGACAAGAACTTTCCGCCGCAtctgcacgccgccgtcgagctctTCTGCTTCGTCAAGCGGCCGGAGTGCGCCAAGCGGCTGGTGGACCGGGTGAGCGGATACCTCCGCGTCCTACGGGAGGGACCCGACGGCAAGGGCACCAACGGGATGGGCCAGGCCGCGGTGTGCTGGTCCTGCGGACACGTGGGTCTGCCCAAGAACACGGATGGCATCTCCAAGGGACAACTCGCGAAATGCGGAGGTTGCGGCTCGGACGACCAGACCAACATGGTCAAGGTCACGCAGCCCGACGGCACGGTCATCCCGTGGATCGAGCTGAAGACGAAGGATGAGGTCAAGAGGTGA